The following proteins are co-located in the Trichormus variabilis 0441 genome:
- a CDS encoding ABC transporter ATP-binding protein, giving the protein MIKKTRLSKSFQRAANAPKLPNTTFRFICYFVNQFRWWYVAMVIAEVIHATCGIMLPYAIGEIIRSVTRSPGDSKSIFDAVSQPLMLFSALSVGEVVFGRTAGLLQTILHPIHRQHIVRSLYAYLQHHSHRYLSSSFAGSLAHRIGETSLGVTQTMQMLITEFMSVIIVYIVSTILLYRAYPPLAAFVGTWAVLFISISFWLATRCRIYSRKAAAARSETTGIIVDAVTNLSSSRLFARLGFERSYLNEQLRRELKQVRKSNWYSERIRWFQFISSAILKIGTLYYSLSLWSRGQIATADFVVATSLSLLIISEARNLSKRFLEFFEHIGNIANGVYTIVQPHELVDRDQAIAHSITQGKIEFRQVNFSYTDGKKVFENLSITIQPSQRVGLVGFSGSGKSTFVNLILRLFDPQSGQILIDGVDIRDMTQDALHSQISLIPQDPSLFHRTLMENIRYGRLDATDEEVSEAARQAHAHDFIVPMQEGYDSLVGERGVKLSGGQRQRIAIARVILKNAPILILDEATSSLDSITEKAIQDTLDLAMNEKTVIVVAHRLSTIAHLDRILVFDQGRIVEDGTHTKLLARRGAYYKLWKMQAGGFLPIEAEQGEDKKLIKQLDSNQASTSDLNVTKNR; this is encoded by the coding sequence ATGATCAAAAAGACGAGACTTTCTAAATCTTTTCAACGTGCTGCTAATGCGCCAAAATTACCCAATACCACCTTCAGGTTCATTTGCTATTTTGTGAACCAGTTTCGTTGGTGGTATGTGGCAATGGTAATTGCGGAAGTGATTCATGCAACTTGTGGCATTATGTTGCCCTATGCTATTGGCGAGATTATTCGCAGCGTAACGCGATCGCCAGGGGACAGCAAGTCCATTTTTGATGCGGTGAGCCAACCCCTGATGCTGTTCTCCGCTTTGAGTGTAGGTGAAGTTGTCTTTGGACGCACAGCCGGACTCTTGCAAACCATTCTTCATCCCATCCACCGACAGCACATCGTCCGTTCTCTATATGCCTACTTGCAGCATCATTCCCATCGCTACCTGAGTAGCAGTTTTGCCGGGTCATTAGCACATCGCATTGGCGAAACTTCTTTGGGTGTGACTCAGACAATGCAAATGCTGATTACTGAATTTATGTCAGTAATTATTGTCTATATTGTCTCCACAATTTTACTGTATCGCGCCTATCCTCCCCTGGCTGCATTCGTGGGTACGTGGGCTGTTTTGTTCATCAGTATTTCCTTTTGGTTGGCAACTCGCTGCCGAATTTATTCCCGCAAAGCCGCAGCCGCCAGAAGTGAGACAACTGGCATCATTGTAGATGCGGTCACAAATCTCAGCAGTAGCCGACTGTTTGCACGCTTGGGTTTTGAACGCAGCTATTTAAATGAGCAATTAAGGCGCGAACTCAAACAGGTGAGAAAGTCTAACTGGTATTCAGAGCGAATTCGCTGGTTTCAATTTATCTCATCTGCCATTTTGAAAATTGGCACTTTATATTATTCGCTCTCACTGTGGAGCCGTGGACAAATTGCTACTGCTGACTTTGTAGTTGCTACCAGTTTGTCACTGTTAATCATTAGTGAAGCCAGAAATTTAAGTAAACGCTTTCTAGAATTTTTTGAACATATCGGTAATATAGCTAATGGAGTCTACACCATTGTTCAACCCCATGAACTGGTTGACCGAGATCAGGCGATCGCCCACTCTATCACCCAAGGTAAAATTGAGTTTCGGCAAGTCAACTTTAGCTATACAGATGGGAAGAAAGTATTTGAAAATCTTTCTATCACCATCCAACCAAGCCAGCGAGTGGGACTGGTTGGCTTTTCCGGCTCTGGAAAATCTACCTTTGTTAATCTCATCTTGCGTCTATTCGATCCCCAATCGGGGCAGATTCTCATTGATGGAGTCGATATTCGAGACATGACCCAGGATGCTCTCCACTCGCAGATCAGCTTGATTCCTCAAGACCCGTCCCTATTCCATCGCACATTAATGGAAAATATTCGTTATGGGCGACTGGATGCAACCGATGAGGAAGTGAGCGAGGCGGCGCGTCAAGCTCATGCTCATGATTTCATCGTACCAATGCAGGAGGGATATGATTCTCTAGTGGGGGAACGCGGCGTTAAATTATCGGGTGGGCAGAGACAACGGATTGCGATCGCGCGAGTAATTCTCAAAAATGCACCAATACTGATTTTAGATGAAGCTACCTCTAGCCTTGATTCCATCACTGAAAAAGCGATTCAAGATACCCTCGATTTAGCCATGAATGAGAAAACGGTGATTGTGGTGGCTCATCGTCTGTCTACTATTGCCCATTTAGACCGTATTTTAGTATTTGATCAAGGTCGCATTGTCGAAGATGGTACTCACACAAAATTATTGGCGCGTCGTGGCGCTTACTATAAATTATGGAAAATGCAGGCGGGTGGATTCTTACCTATAGAAGCGGAACAAGGAGAGGACAAGAAATTGATCAAACAACTTGATTCCAACCAAGCCAGTACTTCTGATCTGAACGTCACTAAGAATAGGTAA
- a CDS encoding ABC transporter substrate-binding protein, whose translation MFKLLRYIKIFLITGCLLFACHASTPTEFKRPSLKVLFGSFVGEYPGIIAQEKGFFKAQGVDVELIHKRYIQLEQANFSAGKYDGMTSSLGNLIILSAINLDIQGVIVIDESTGADVVVAQPQIKTVADLKGKKLGANLGGFSELFITEMLKTNNLNSNDVNLVRLEALKIPQNLKKNFIQAGHTWEPYLSEAMKIGGNILFTSKQTPGLILDLMIFRGDVIRDRPGDIRAFVQGWLQASEYWKENVQEGNTIISKALKIPSNTISLEGISLTSLDENQNLFQFSNPNSIDKIAKVYADFFIRAGNLTRIPELKSLFNSSFLNPAS comes from the coding sequence ATGTTCAAACTACTGAGATATATAAAAATTTTTCTCATTACCGGGTGTTTGCTATTTGCTTGTCATGCTTCAACACCGACTGAATTCAAACGCCCTTCCTTGAAAGTACTATTTGGATCTTTTGTTGGGGAGTATCCAGGTATTATTGCTCAAGAAAAAGGATTCTTCAAAGCCCAAGGGGTAGACGTAGAACTAATTCATAAACGATATATCCAATTGGAACAAGCCAATTTCAGTGCAGGTAAGTATGATGGGATGACATCTTCTTTAGGAAATCTTATTATCTTGAGTGCAATAAATCTAGATATACAAGGTGTGATTGTTATAGATGAATCGACAGGTGCAGATGTAGTAGTCGCCCAACCACAAATTAAAACCGTTGCTGACTTGAAAGGGAAAAAGCTGGGTGCAAATCTAGGCGGTTTTAGTGAATTGTTCATCACCGAGATGTTGAAAACTAACAACTTAAACAGTAATGATGTGAATTTGGTTAGATTAGAGGCATTAAAAATTCCTCAAAACTTGAAAAAAAATTTTATTCAAGCCGGACACACTTGGGAACCCTATCTTTCCGAAGCTATGAAAATAGGAGGAAATATCTTATTTACTAGCAAACAAACCCCTGGCTTGATTTTAGATTTGATGATCTTTCGCGGTGATGTAATCCGCGATCGCCCTGGAGACATTCGTGCATTTGTGCAGGGATGGTTGCAAGCTTCGGAATATTGGAAAGAAAATGTTCAAGAAGGAAACACTATCATCAGCAAAGCTTTAAAAATTCCTAGCAATACAATTTCTCTAGAGGGAATAAGTCTGACTAGTTTAGATGAAAATCAAAATTTATTTCAATTTAGTAACCCTAACTCCATCGACAAAATAGCCAAAGTATATGCAGATTTTTTTATTCGTGCTGGAAATTTGACGCGAATTCCTGAGCTAAAAAGTTTATTTAATTCTTCCTTCTTGAACCCTGCTTCCTAG
- a CDS encoding diguanylate cyclase, translating into MQHDLLGSIRTKLIASFLVVALIPLLLLASINKQTTETALTDNARQALSAAANQTSNRIDAFIDRNLNAVRVEALLPGLAGYLSLTPKARDDSPEMQLATETLNRLSRKDMVHIISYGLLDLKGKNVLDTYTYTSDISEDESDQDYFQKPLQTGLSFASSMKRSPIIPELITIFFSSPVRNAQGDILGVLRVSYNATVIQQLVNRETELAGAKSFAILLDENHIYLAHSHAPQLLFKSIVPLPFDIITQLQREGRLSNDPIRELATNELKLKQALNNKKLHLTTTLSTTGNQVNLIAIASLKYKPWSVLFAQPLVVALAPVEKQIHDAMFLFVLIASVVTIIAFAIGQLLTRPIIYLTNIVFQFTTGNLNIRAKISSTDEIGQLAKSFNNMAFQLQTSFETLEQRVQERTAELVIANQKLEQLVNLDGLTQVANRRCFDERLKAEWKRLAREQQPLSLILFDVDKFKSYNDYYGHLGGDDCLITIAQAVQQKLHRPADLLARYGGEEFSILLPNTDLLGAIKVAQIIQQAIYDQAIPHAQSDIKDIVTLSLGITSIIPAGDINPDTLIASADKALYNAKQQGRDRYCTHET; encoded by the coding sequence ATGCAGCATGATCTTTTGGGTAGCATCCGGACAAAATTGATCGCCTCGTTTCTCGTTGTTGCTTTGATTCCGTTACTGTTATTGGCATCTATTAACAAACAGACAACGGAAACAGCATTAACTGACAACGCTCGGCAAGCTTTATCTGCTGCGGCTAACCAAACCAGTAACAGAATAGATGCTTTTATTGATAGAAATCTTAATGCTGTGCGCGTAGAGGCGCTTTTACCAGGCTTGGCAGGCTACCTCAGCCTAACTCCAAAAGCGCGAGATGATAGCCCCGAAATGCAATTGGCAACGGAAACATTAAATCGGCTCAGTCGCAAAGATATGGTTCATATTATCTCCTATGGGTTGCTCGACTTAAAAGGGAAGAATGTATTGGATACATATACATATACATCAGACATTAGCGAAGATGAATCAGATCAAGATTATTTTCAAAAACCACTGCAAACTGGATTATCCTTTGCTTCTAGTATGAAGCGATCGCCGATAATTCCTGAGCTTATTACTATCTTTTTTAGCAGTCCCGTTCGTAATGCCCAAGGAGATATATTAGGTGTCTTGCGTGTTTCATACAATGCTACTGTGATTCAGCAGTTAGTAAATAGAGAAACTGAACTGGCTGGAGCTAAATCCTTTGCTATTCTTTTAGATGAAAATCATATTTATCTGGCACATAGTCATGCACCGCAACTACTTTTTAAATCAATTGTGCCTCTACCTTTCGATATTATAACTCAACTACAAAGGGAAGGGCGCTTGTCTAATGACCCTATCAGAGAATTAGCAACTAATGAGTTGAAACTTAAACAAGCATTGAATAATAAAAAGTTACATTTAACTACTACTTTGTCAACAACAGGTAATCAGGTTAATTTGATAGCGATCGCCAGTTTAAAATATAAACCTTGGTCTGTTTTGTTCGCACAGCCTCTAGTTGTTGCCCTTGCACCTGTAGAAAAGCAAATTCATGACGCAATGTTTCTATTTGTATTGATCGCTTCAGTCGTGACAATTATCGCTTTTGCTATTGGGCAACTGCTAACAAGACCAATAATTTACCTGACCAATATAGTTTTTCAGTTTACAACAGGTAACTTAAATATCCGCGCCAAAATTAGCTCAACAGATGAAATAGGTCAACTGGCGAAATCGTTTAATAATATGGCATTTCAGTTACAAACGTCTTTTGAAACCTTAGAACAACGGGTACAAGAAAGAACAGCAGAGTTAGTAATTGCCAATCAGAAACTAGAACAACTGGTAAATCTAGATGGTTTGACTCAGGTGGCTAACCGTCGTTGCTTCGATGAACGACTAAAAGCAGAATGGAAACGCCTGGCGCGAGAACAACAACCCCTGTCACTGATTTTATTCGATGTTGATAAATTCAAATCTTACAACGACTACTATGGCCATCTTGGAGGCGATGATTGTCTAATCACCATAGCGCAAGCTGTGCAACAGAAGCTTCATCGTCCTGCTGACTTACTAGCGCGTTACGGAGGAGAAGAATTCTCGATACTCCTCCCCAATACTGACTTACTAGGAGCGATCAAAGTAGCACAAATTATTCAACAAGCAATTTACGATCAAGCCATTCCCCATGCACAGTCTGATATAAAGGATATCGTTACACTTAGTTTGGGTATTACTTCTATTATACCTGCTGGAGATATTAATCCTGATACACTCATCGCTTCAGCCGATAAAGCACTGTACAATGCCAAACAACAGGGGCGCGATCGCTATTGTACTCATGAGACATAG
- a CDS encoding ABC transporter permease: MIQPEPDVHLNGWVKPKATHRANVISTIIQIFTKTFVIAEMEVRKLRHDPTDLIVRAVQPSLWLLIFGQVFSRIRAIPTGELPYLDFMTAGILAQSVLFVAIFTGGMTLIWERDLGVVHKFLASPTPRVAMVLGKSLACGVRCLSQVLVIYVLALILGVNLNLHPLAFIQVLFVVMLGAGCFCTFSLIIGCLVKTRERMTGIGQLLTMPLFFASNAIYPISMMPDWLKFLSRVNPLTYQVDGLRGTMLANGTSIYGFGWDCAILLLTLIGLTLICGRLYPRVAM; this comes from the coding sequence GTGATACAGCCAGAACCAGACGTACATCTCAACGGTTGGGTTAAGCCAAAAGCTACCCATCGCGCCAATGTGATTTCTACAATTATTCAGATATTTACAAAAACCTTTGTGATTGCCGAGATGGAAGTGCGGAAACTCCGACACGACCCTACGGATTTAATAGTCCGAGCCGTGCAACCATCACTGTGGCTGCTCATCTTTGGGCAAGTATTCTCCCGCATTCGGGCAATTCCTACAGGCGAATTACCTTACCTAGACTTTATGACGGCGGGGATTCTGGCGCAGAGTGTGTTATTTGTCGCCATTTTTACAGGTGGAATGACGCTGATCTGGGAGCGAGATTTAGGAGTTGTGCATAAATTCTTAGCTAGCCCGACACCTAGAGTGGCAATGGTGTTAGGTAAGTCTTTAGCTTGTGGAGTCCGATGTTTATCACAAGTATTGGTAATTTACGTATTAGCATTGATATTAGGTGTTAATCTCAATCTGCATCCCTTAGCTTTTATCCAAGTGCTATTCGTTGTCATGTTGGGAGCAGGTTGTTTCTGTACTTTTTCCTTAATCATCGGCTGTTTGGTAAAAACGAGAGAACGGATGACAGGAATTGGACAGTTGTTAACTATGCCTTTATTTTTTGCGAGTAATGCCATTTATCCCATTTCCATGATGCCTGACTGGTTAAAGTTTTTGTCTCGCGTTAATCCCTTAACTTACCAAGTGGATGGACTACGTGGCACGATGTTAGCGAATGGAACGAGTATCTATGGCTTTGGTTGGGACTGTGCAATTCTCTTGTTAACACTAATAGGCTTAACCCTCATTTGTGGACGACTTTATCCACGGGTGGCAATGTAA
- a CDS encoding ABC transporter ATP-binding protein — translation MTRLTGNTDLSKSLASSPNAVILETQGLTRYFGKAVAVKDLSITVQQGEVFGLLGPNGAGKSTAMKMLTTLLPLSAGRATIAGYDVTHQAAAVRRLFGYVPQALSADGSLTGYENLLIFAKLYDIPVKHRQRRIREVLDFMGLQAAAHRLVRNYSGGMIRKLEIAQSIMHQPKILFLDEPTVGLDPIARTQVWQLVQQLRADYGTTIFLTTHFLEEADSLCSRVTIMQQGQVVITGEPSDLKASLGKPNATLDDVFIHYTGDQLTSGVNYRDTARTRRTSQRLG, via the coding sequence GTGACAAGACTTACGGGAAACACTGATTTGTCAAAATCACTTGCCAGTAGCCCTAACGCAGTGATTTTAGAAACCCAAGGACTGACGCGTTACTTTGGTAAAGCGGTTGCTGTCAAAGATTTAAGTATCACAGTCCAACAAGGTGAGGTCTTTGGCTTACTTGGCCCTAACGGCGCAGGTAAAAGTACAGCAATGAAGATGTTGACTACTCTATTGCCCCTAAGTGCAGGGAGAGCAACTATAGCTGGTTATGACGTAACTCACCAGGCGGCGGCTGTTAGACGGCTATTTGGCTATGTACCTCAAGCCCTTTCTGCTGATGGTAGTCTCACAGGTTACGAAAACCTCTTAATTTTTGCCAAGCTATACGATATTCCTGTCAAGCACAGGCAAAGGCGTATTCGGGAAGTGCTGGATTTCATGGGTTTGCAAGCCGCAGCCCATCGTTTAGTACGTAACTACTCCGGTGGCATGATTCGCAAGCTAGAAATTGCCCAATCTATCATGCACCAACCCAAGATTTTGTTTCTTGATGAACCGACTGTAGGACTAGATCCCATAGCCCGCACTCAGGTATGGCAACTTGTGCAACAACTGCGAGCAGATTACGGCACAACCATATTTTTAACCACCCACTTTTTAGAAGAAGCTGATAGTCTGTGTAGCCGAGTGACGATTATGCAGCAAGGTCAAGTTGTGATCACAGGGGAACCCAGTGATTTAAAAGCTTCTTTAGGTAAGCCCAATGCAACCTTAGATGATGTCTTTATTCATTACACAGGGGATCAACTAACATCAGGAGTGAACTATCGTGATACAGCCAGAACCAGACGTACATCTCAACGGTTGGGTTAA